The following proteins are co-located in the Dyadobacter chenwenxiniae genome:
- a CDS encoding DUF5672 family protein — MKELVSVIVPILDPQINPTEERLLHHCLNTLDKYPVIFITYEGADLSIVKEHNEDIDVIYFPEKYFLSRAALAGLLLMEDFYDRFSWCDFLLIHELNSWVIRDELYYWCKQGYDYLKAGPLETDNIKRLSGMVARLSGLKEDEKRLFGHAYANNGIYLCRIERMISTIKAKQKEVYRYRHIDDFLNADSVFWEIEANRFWPYLRKPTNIVRNHFAMDAANIDLNKTLPFALTGISKENINQLPYFKSLPEAD, encoded by the coding sequence ATGAAAGAGCTTGTATCCGTTATTGTGCCCATTCTCGATCCGCAGATCAACCCCACAGAAGAAAGACTCCTGCATCATTGCCTTAATACGCTTGATAAATATCCAGTCATTTTCATCACTTATGAGGGCGCAGATCTTTCAATTGTCAAGGAGCATAATGAAGATATTGATGTAATTTATTTCCCTGAAAAATACTTCCTGTCGCGAGCTGCCCTTGCGGGATTACTGCTTATGGAGGATTTTTATGACCGTTTCAGCTGGTGCGATTTTCTTCTCATTCATGAATTAAATAGCTGGGTTATCCGCGATGAGCTCTATTACTGGTGTAAGCAAGGTTATGATTATCTGAAAGCCGGACCGCTGGAAACCGACAACATTAAGCGGCTTTCCGGAATGGTTGCGAGGCTCTCTGGCCTGAAAGAAGATGAAAAACGACTGTTCGGGCACGCATATGCCAACAATGGGATCTATCTTTGCCGCATAGAACGCATGATCAGTACAATTAAAGCGAAGCAAAAAGAGGTTTATCGCTATCGGCATATTGATGATTTTTTGAATGCCGATTCTGTTTTTTGGGAAATTGAAGCGAACCGGTTTTGGCCTTATTTGCGGAAACCTACAAACATTGTTCGCAACCACTTTGCTATGGATGCAGCTAACATTGATTTAAACAAAACTTTACCCTTTGCATTAACCGGCATTTCGAAGGAAAATATTAATCAATTGCCTTATTTCAAATCATTGCCGGAAGCGGACTAG
- a CDS encoding glycosyl transferase — protein sequence MTIAFTICSINYLAQARTLGDSLKSTNPDVLFFIGLVDSLQGVVFEKGYATEFPMIEIDKIEIRDFQEMADRYNITELNTAVKPFYFTYFFKHYPEADNVIYFDPDIIVFQPLTELLSSLATHKAVLTPHINTPIEDQLKPNELHHLNTGVYNLGFVAFSRSAEITEFIHWWEEKLRYECLIDLCNGLFVDQNWMNFLPVFVSNTHLERNPGYNAAYWNLHERVFSESEGTHFVNGTNPLIFFHYSGYDPQKPGVLSKYQDRFELSARPDLTALFDLYRNSLINNGNAYYRKYHCAYIKPTPVRRYQRVRKLLKMPLNYIIDQLETT from the coding sequence ATGACAATTGCCTTCACAATTTGCTCCATAAATTATTTAGCCCAGGCCAGGACATTAGGCGATTCACTTAAATCCACCAATCCGGACGTCCTTTTCTTTATCGGTCTGGTTGATTCATTGCAAGGTGTCGTTTTTGAAAAAGGATATGCAACTGAGTTCCCAATGATCGAAATCGATAAGATCGAGATCCGGGATTTCCAGGAAATGGCTGACAGATACAACATTACTGAGCTCAATACAGCCGTAAAGCCATTTTACTTTACCTATTTTTTCAAACATTATCCCGAAGCAGATAACGTCATTTACTTTGATCCGGACATTATCGTTTTCCAACCGCTGACGGAATTACTGTCTTCATTAGCAACGCACAAAGCTGTATTAACACCGCACATTAATACGCCGATTGAAGATCAGCTGAAACCAAACGAGCTTCACCATTTGAATACCGGCGTTTACAACCTGGGTTTTGTGGCTTTCAGCAGATCCGCCGAGATCACGGAATTTATCCATTGGTGGGAAGAAAAATTGAGATATGAATGCCTTATCGACCTTTGTAATGGTCTTTTTGTAGATCAGAACTGGATGAATTTTCTGCCAGTATTTGTCTCAAACACGCATTTGGAACGTAATCCGGGTTATAATGCGGCTTACTGGAATTTGCACGAAAGAGTATTTTCAGAATCAGAAGGCACACATTTCGTAAATGGAACGAATCCGCTGATTTTCTTTCATTACAGCGGTTATGATCCACAAAAACCTGGTGTTTTGTCCAAATACCAGGATCGCTTCGAACTTTCAGCACGCCCGGATCTGACGGCTTTATTTGACCTTTATCGGAACAGCCTGATCAACAACGGCAATGCATATTATCGCAAATATCACTGCGCTTACATCAAACCTACCCCTGTTCGTCGTTATCAGCGCGTACGAAAGCTGCTGAAAATGCCTTTGAACTACATTATTGATCAGCTGGAAACAACCTGA
- a CDS encoding glycosyltransferase family 4 protein, translating into MEHKKILFVSHDANRAGSQLLLLQLLRLLKERGVPMHLLLCSGGELEKDFEEVVGVTRLYQNIKVTATPLTGKLLKKVPLYKYYQQHSAHKINERIANELSHQNIGLVFVNSIANSGVYSEFLKFLHHLPLVLFVHELGMAVKLYSHEKQLSFMLKKAGHVIAVSNAVANYYIRKYSYPENQVSTFTLIDHEHIDRKVKTVQRDILEKTYNVPHDAIVIGGCGNAEWRKGNDIFNWIAKRVIHKTSPLPVYFVWVGAGPQHEIYELIESDIRLMGLSDKIILVPPTPHALDYINRFDVLLLSSREDPYPLVVLEAALLEIPVVCFEDAGGAPELIESDAGFVVPYMDISAASEAIIQLVLDPSLRETLGRNGRKKVLERHNTEKSVASVEAIIQKYLPLQVSEKQNQ; encoded by the coding sequence ATGGAGCATAAGAAAATCTTATTTGTAAGTCATGACGCCAATCGCGCAGGGAGCCAGTTGCTGCTGCTGCAATTGCTAAGACTATTGAAAGAGCGAGGCGTTCCTATGCATTTGTTGCTTTGCAGCGGCGGAGAGCTGGAAAAAGATTTTGAAGAAGTTGTTGGTGTAACCCGTTTATATCAAAACATCAAAGTAACCGCCACTCCACTTACCGGAAAACTGCTTAAAAAAGTCCCGCTCTATAAATATTACCAGCAGCATTCGGCACACAAGATCAACGAAAGGATTGCAAATGAGTTGTCTCATCAGAATATCGGGCTTGTCTTTGTAAATTCCATTGCCAATTCGGGCGTTTACTCTGAGTTTCTGAAATTCCTGCACCATTTACCCCTTGTGCTATTTGTGCACGAGCTGGGCATGGCTGTAAAGCTTTATTCACATGAAAAGCAATTGAGTTTCATGCTGAAAAAAGCGGGGCATGTTATCGCCGTCTCAAACGCAGTCGCCAATTACTATATCAGGAAATACAGTTATCCCGAAAATCAGGTCAGCACTTTCACACTTATTGATCACGAGCACATTGATCGGAAGGTGAAAACGGTGCAGCGTGATATTTTGGAAAAAACATACAATGTGCCGCATGATGCGATCGTGATCGGTGGTTGCGGAAATGCAGAATGGCGTAAAGGAAACGATATTTTCAACTGGATAGCTAAACGGGTTATTCATAAAACCAGCCCGTTGCCTGTTTATTTCGTATGGGTCGGCGCAGGTCCGCAACACGAAATTTACGAATTGATTGAAAGCGACATCCGGCTGATGGGACTGAGCGACAAGATCATTCTCGTTCCGCCAACGCCACACGCATTAGATTATATTAACCGGTTTGATGTGTTGCTCCTGAGTTCGCGCGAAGACCCTTATCCGCTTGTGGTTTTGGAAGCAGCTTTGCTGGAAATTCCGGTGGTTTGTTTTGAAGATGCCGGCGGAGCACCCGAACTGATCGAATCAGATGCGGGCTTTGTGGTTCCTTATATGGACATTTCTGCTGCCTCCGAGGCAATTATACAGCTGGTCCTGGATCCATCACTGCGTGAAACGCTCGGCCGTAATGGCAGAAAGAAAGTATTGGAGAGGCACAATACAGAGAAAAGCGTCGCAAGCGTCGAAGCCATCATTCAAAAGTATTTACCTTTACAGGTTTCGGAAAAGCAGAATCAATGA
- a CDS encoding glycosyltransferase family 2 protein, with translation MHFLEKNTQDLRNFISELKINGSENTTDQQDYPKLTIITPSYNQADFLERTILSVLNQNYPNLEYIIVDGGSTDHSVEVIKKYEKYLSWWVSEKDRGQVHAINKGLEKATGDYIGFQNSDDVYFPDTFARFGKAALNQEDDIIYGDLYMITPEDEVTEILKTTSYSFDCQILEGMQIHNQTLFFKRALIEKYGKFDESYRFAFDYEFITRYTYQKSTRVRKVEGLGGALRVHPDAKSSTIASVGKEEHAKIQKLYISTNGSAASNKIRYLWCRVRKILYFAVRLDLQYIRFRFSR, from the coding sequence ATGCACTTCCTAGAAAAAAATACGCAGGACTTGCGGAATTTTATATCTGAACTTAAAATTAACGGCTCTGAGAACACCACTGATCAGCAGGATTATCCGAAATTAACGATCATAACGCCGTCCTATAACCAAGCTGATTTTCTGGAAAGAACGATTTTAAGTGTTTTAAACCAAAATTATCCCAACCTGGAATACATTATCGTTGACGGCGGCTCAACGGATCACAGTGTTGAAGTGATCAAAAAATACGAAAAATATCTTTCCTGGTGGGTTTCAGAAAAAGACCGTGGCCAGGTGCATGCCATTAATAAAGGTCTTGAAAAAGCAACAGGCGATTATATCGGTTTCCAAAATTCCGATGATGTATATTTTCCGGACACTTTTGCTCGTTTTGGGAAAGCAGCCTTAAACCAGGAAGATGACATCATTTACGGCGACCTCTACATGATAACCCCGGAAGATGAGGTCACCGAAATTTTGAAAACAACTTCATACAGCTTTGATTGCCAGATTCTAGAAGGAATGCAAATCCATAATCAGACGCTGTTTTTCAAGCGGGCATTGATTGAAAAATATGGAAAGTTTGATGAATCTTACCGTTTCGCCTTTGATTACGAGTTCATAACACGTTACACGTATCAAAAATCGACCAGGGTTAGAAAAGTTGAGGGCCTGGGAGGCGCATTGCGGGTGCACCCGGATGCGAAGTCGTCTACGATTGCGTCGGTAGGAAAAGAGGAACATGCGAAGATCCAAAAATTGTACATTTCAACGAACGGTTCAGCAGCTTCCAACAAAATAAGGTATCTTTGGTGCCGAGTTCGTAAAATCCTCTATTTCGCAGTGCGATTAGATTTACAATATATCCGTTTCAGATTTTCCAGATGA
- a CDS encoding acetyltransferase produces the protein MAKVIVFGVLDTAELAHYYLTHDSEHEIVAFTINRQYIQDESFKGLPVVAFEDVASLFPPAEYAFFAPMTGRNMNRNREGIFNEAKSKGYKFISYVSSHATIFDRSVIGDNCFILEDNTIQPFTTVGNNVVMWSGNHIGHHGQIKDHAFFTSHVVLSGHCVVESYSFFGVNSTIRDYTTIAQGTLVGMASAITRETEEWGIYIGNPAKKVPGKKSFEAY, from the coding sequence ATGGCTAAGGTTATCGTTTTTGGAGTACTCGACACAGCGGAACTGGCACACTATTATCTGACCCACGATTCAGAGCATGAAATAGTCGCTTTCACGATTAATCGCCAATATATTCAGGATGAATCCTTTAAAGGGCTGCCCGTTGTCGCTTTTGAAGATGTTGCCTCCCTTTTTCCTCCTGCTGAATACGCTTTTTTCGCTCCGATGACCGGCAGAAACATGAACCGGAACCGCGAAGGGATTTTCAATGAAGCAAAATCCAAAGGTTACAAGTTCATTTCGTACGTCAGTTCGCACGCCACCATTTTTGACAGGAGTGTTATCGGCGATAACTGTTTTATCCTGGAAGACAACACCATTCAGCCTTTTACAACCGTTGGAAATAATGTTGTCATGTGGAGCGGAAATCACATTGGCCACCACGGTCAGATTAAAGACCACGCATTCTTTACTTCCCATGTAGTGCTTTCAGGCCATTGTGTTGTTGAATCTTATTCTTTTTTTGGTGTCAACAGTACAATTCGCGATTACACGACCATCGCACAGGGAACTTTGGTGGGTATGGCATCTGCTATCACCAGGGAAACCGAGGAATGGGGAATATACATTGGAAATCCGGCCAAAAAAGTGCCGGGTAAGAAGAGCTTTGAGGCTTATTGA